The segment CCGTCCAGCTCATCTCGCAACTCAAAAGATGAAAAAACAAGACGGCAATGATGACATGGTGATTCAGTTAGTGAAGAACCCAGATATTGTTGCCAGCGTAGCGGCCTTAACAGAAAACCGCCCATTTACGGTCGGGTTTGCTGCAGAGACACAAGATGTTGAGCAATATGCACGTGGTAAACTGGCAAAGAAAAACCTTGATATGATTTGTGCCAACGATGTGTCGGTACAAGACCAAGGCTTTAATAGTGATAACAACGCGCTACACCTTTACTGGTCTAACGGTGATAAAGCACTACCTCTTGCTGCCAAATCAGAGCTTGGGCTGCAATTAGTCAATGAAATTATTAATCTTTACCAACAAGCGAAACAATAGAGCGAAATATGAATAGTATTGATCTGAAAATTCTTGACCCACGCGTCGGCAATGAATTCCCACTTCCAGCGTATGCAACCGAAGGTTCTGCTGGTTTAGATTTACGCGCTTGTTTAGATGAAGCATTAACCGTCGCACCGGGTGAGACCCATCTTGTACCAACAGGCCTTGCGATCCATATTGGCGATTCAAATCTTGCGGCAACCATCCTGCCTCGCTCAGGCCTTGGCCATAAACACGGCATAGTTTTGGGAAATCTTGTTGGCCTTATTGATTCTGATTACCAAGGTCAATTAATGGTGTCGGTGTGGAACCGAGGTGAAACCACATTTACTATTGAGCCGGGTGATCGTATTGCTCAGCTGGTTTTCTTACCTGTGGTACAAGCGCAGTTTAATATTGTTGATGATTTCGATAGCACAGATCGTGGCGAAGGTGGTTTTGGTCATTCAGGCCGTAGCTAGTCGCTATTGATGTTAAAAAAGCGTGATCTAATTAGCCTTGTATTATCAATTTTGATGATAAAATAAAGGCAACATATTAAAGCAAAGCGCAACCTCTTCAGCTTGCGCTTTTTTTGCGAATAAAAATACGTACATTTCGATTGCGCTACTTTTCACAACGCCAAGGCATCGCTAAGATAGGCGGGTTTCATACTGTCCATGGACAGTCTCATTTTGTAAAGGAACGATAATTCATGGCAGGCACCAAAAAGAACAATCGCCGCGAGGAAATACTTCAGTGCTTAGCGCATATGCTGGAGTCTAACCAAGGCAGTCAACGCATCACGACCAAAATGCTAGCCGCGAATGTTGGAGTTTCAGAAGCCGCACTCTACCGCCACTTCCCAAGCAAAGCGCGTATGTTTGAAGGGTTAATTGAATTTATTGAAGATTCAATTACCACTCGTATTAACCGCATTTTAGATGATGAAAAAGATACACTGAACCGCTTACGTATGGTGATGCAGTTCATCCTCATGTTTGCTGAGCGTAACCCTGGTTTAACTCGTATCATGACTGGCCATGCTCTGATGTTTGAACAAGATCGTCTTCAATCTCGTATTAATCAACTGTTCGAACGTGTTGAATCGCAACTTCGCCAGATCTTAAAAGAGCGTAAAATTCGTGAAGGTAAAGGCTTTCCTGTTGATGAGTCAGTGCTAGCAGCACAACTTCTAGGTCAAGTAGAAGGCAGTTTAAACCGCTATGTTCGCTCTAACTTCAAATACAAGCCAACGGCAAACTTTGATGAGTACTGGGAGCTATTAAGTGCGCAATTAGGATAATACTTAGTTGACGGACACAAAAAAGCGAGAGCCTCTGCCCTCGCTTTTTTATTATCTATTTTTTCTTAAACGGTACTTATACACCATACTCGGCACGGTACGCTTTTACCGCTTCAAGATGTTGTTCCATACCTGCTTGCTCAGAAAGGTAGGTCACCACATCGCCTAGCGAGACAATTGAAATAACCGCACAACCAAAGTCACGTTCAACTTCTTGAATCGCAGATAATTCACCTTGGCCTTTTTCTTGACGATCAATAGCCACTAAAACGCCAGCTAAATCTGCGCCATTCGCTTTAATGATTTCCATTGACTCACGAATCGCCGTACCTGCGGTGATCACATCATCAACCAACATAATACGACCGTCTAGTGCGCTGCCGACTAAGTTGCCACCTTCACCGTG is part of the Photobacterium angustum genome and harbors:
- the slmA gene encoding nucleoid occlusion factor SlmA, which produces MAGTKKNNRREEILQCLAHMLESNQGSQRITTKMLAANVGVSEAALYRHFPSKARMFEGLIEFIEDSITTRINRILDDEKDTLNRLRMVMQFILMFAERNPGLTRIMTGHALMFEQDRLQSRINQLFERVESQLRQILKERKIREGKGFPVDESVLAAQLLGQVEGSLNRYVRSNFKYKPTANFDEYWELLSAQLG
- the dut gene encoding dUTP diphosphatase gives rise to the protein MNSIDLKILDPRVGNEFPLPAYATEGSAGLDLRACLDEALTVAPGETHLVPTGLAIHIGDSNLAATILPRSGLGHKHGIVLGNLVGLIDSDYQGQLMVSVWNRGETTFTIEPGDRIAQLVFLPVVQAQFNIVDDFDSTDRGEGGFGHSGRS
- the pyrE gene encoding orotate phosphoribosyltransferase, with amino-acid sequence MKAYQRQFIEFALEKGVLKFGEFTLKSGRKSPYFFNAGLFNTGRDLARLGRFYAEALVDAKIEFDVLFGPAYKGIPIATTTAVALADHHDVDTPYCFNRKEAKNHGEGGNLVGSALDGRIMLVDDVITAGTAIRESMEIIKANGADLAGVLVAIDRQEKGQGELSAIQEVERDFGCAVISIVSLGDVVTYLSEQAGMEQHLEAVKAYRAEYGV